aaaatggatttgcATTTTgctgtaattttgttttcctaattattattttataaaattttttggaccgaatttaaaatttgaacaaaatcCCAGGTGCCCTACAGGTTCGGTCGCGCTTCTGAATTGAGTTGAGATTGAGTGCCAGATGCAAGAAAGGTGCAAACGAAACTATAATAAAGcgcggtttaaaaaaaatcaaggtaACACAGCACCCTTTCCgcaataattttgttatttttagaaGTGATAGTTGCAAAAGACGAATCATACATGCTTTTCAGTTCGGTTCGACAACGGCCGAATTGATAAACGGTGAACTGTGGACATATACCGAAACTGAAACCGTTTAGCTCAGTAAACGATTTGGACCGAAGCTGGTTTCTGTTCGGTTCGATTTCTTCCGTTTCATTAGCACTCTTATATAGGTGCAAGAATATGCAAGACAGGACCTTATCGTCCTTCAGTTGCTTATCGTAAATATTGTATGATTTTTCTAACCGAGATGAGGGATGGAGGGATGCATGCATGGTGTCGTGAATACCAGAACTCTATTAACCCTGAGATCTTGGCCTTTTAATAGTGGACTAGGCGAAAGCATCTTTTGAAGTCAATTTCCTGTGTTCAAAAATTCGAGATTTCGAAATGTGCATGAATACTAATAAGTTCAAAGGCACTGTCGGTTTCCAATTATGACTTTTAATATCAGTTTGAATTAATATCGGTAaattataatattttaaactaTTTTAACGGAACTTCGGACTTTATGTGGTGCGTGACATTGTGACATTTTCGATATTTCTAACCGCTCGGATCATGGGTTCTCGGTGAACGCTCCATATACAAAATTCATGGCGTTGATGAAGTTCACGTGCTCCATGGGCATTATAAATTTCTAGTAGTTCTCTGAAATTCTTTAGACATCAATAACGGATATAACACAGTTAGAGTCGAGGTCGGACGAGAATTCACCTGCCTAGGTGAATTCATCTGACGCACGCATAGTATATGATGGATGTAAAGATTATTAAATTActataaataatataaataaataatacaataagTATAAtcgtaataaataaaaatttattgtcaAACTAGcggaagaaaaattattcatttttatgttaGGACCTACTTTTTCTTCAACTGCCGAGTGCAGTGTTAATCAACGCTTAAGTTACGAATTTTAAATACAGTAGCTTAAGGGCTATAAATAGAATCTTGTGCGGCATAAAATTATACGTGGAAATATTCGTCATTTACAGACAATTACAGCCAGTAAAGCTTGGCAAAGCTGAAGAAAGTTGTTACGCCTCACAGTCGTCATGATCTGTTATCtacggaaataaaaatacattggATCCTTCTCTAAACTGTGTAAACAATcaatcagataaaaaaaaaaaaataacaatgataagacaaaaaaatatttttaaaaggtaTAACAAGTATAAGGCTTCATTTCACTAGTGATCTCTGATATAATTGTCTGGCTTTTGTGCCAGTATCAATAAAGATTTTATAAAATGATCCTGAATTCCGTCGTCAACTGGATCTGCTTTGTTTTGGTGGTCGGAGGCATTTCACTAGCATCCGCTAGGCCATCGTTGCGTGCCGATGCCTGTGGTTACcaggttttgtttttgtttgattatttttttttgtttatttgtttaaatcgCTGGTGGAATAGAGgccattaaaaatatattctCTAAAATATCGGCGCGAACGTAGCATTTAATAAAGCTTTACTAACAGTAACAGTGAAATTCTATTGATAGTGTTTTATAATGTGTGGGCGCTTACGATACTCAAAACCGTGCAACATGACGTGTTTTAACGCTCGTTTATTATAGACATGCCCTGCGGAGAAAGAAGGATTCATCAACGTTCACCTCGTAGCTCGTAatataattgattttaaattttttgttcattaattaatttgattgttttatttgCAAGATACTCATGATGATGCCGGCTGGTTAAAAACCGTTGATCAGTACTATTACGGAGGTTATtagaaaagttcaaaaaaattcaaatcacaaAGACAcaaactaaaacaaaatttgattacACAAAAACATAGCTCGTAGTCAGATTCAAGAAGCCGGAGTTCAGTACATTATCGATTCGGTTGTAGATGAATTAAAAGACCACCCTGATCGCAGGTTAGTAAAAAAATTCCTACGTAAATTTATGCAGTAAAATctgattcatttttgttttaaatatttcttcttgcCAATTTTCTTCGTTGCAGATTTATCTACGTGGAAATGGCCTTTTTCACGAGGTGGTGGCAAGAACAGACCGAAACCACCAAGGCTCTCGTCCGAACGTTGGTGAACGAAGGACGTCTCGAGTTCATCAATGGCGGATGGTGCATGAACGATGAGGCCACAGCTCATTACGTCGACATTATCGATCAAATGTCATTTGGTTTGATGTAGGTCGTTGCGCATTCACAATCAAAGTCAAACTCAGCAATTAATGGCCCTAATCTTTTTTTAGAACGTTGAACGATACTTTCGGCGAATGTGGACGTCCGCGCATCTCTTGGCAGATCGACCCGTTCGGCCACTCACGAGAACAGGCCTCACTATTCGCCCAAATGGTAAATACAAAATATCTTATAATATTTAGAATAACATATTTATAGACGTGTAACTTGTTACTGCAGGGGTACGATGGACTGTTCTTTGGACGTTTGGATcatgaagacaaaaaagagcGCATGGCGAAAAAGACCATGGAAATGGTTTGGTCAGGCAGCGACTCTTtgggtaaaaataatttaaaattacctaGATACATTtgaatataatttaaaaaaaaaaaaaacaacattaatATTTCGCAGGTGCGCAAGCGTCGTTATTCACAGCCGTGAATTACAATCTATACCAACCACCACCTGGCTTCTGCTTTGATATTTATTGCAACGATGAACCCATTATTGACGACCCTAGATCCAAAGATTACAATGTCGAGAAGAGAGTAAGTAGACTGAAAATGTTATCTGAAATATATAAGAAATTCACTTTTAATTGAAACACACAGGTAACAGATTTTCTCAACTATTGCCAAGAACAAGCCAACGCTTATGCCACTGATTCTATCCTATTGACTATGGGGAGCGATTTTCATTACCAAGATGCAAACGTTTGGTTTAAAAACATGGACAAACTCATCAAGTACGAAAGAGAGAAtcacaattaaaatattatttgtctAAATATCGGACATTATTACAAAATCAAGGTACGCCAACGAACGTCAGGCGACCGGCAGTCGCTTCAACTTGTTTTATTCGACACCGAGTTGCTATACCAAGGCGCTGAACGATCACGCAAAGACTTGGCCATCCAAGACGGGCGACTTTTTCCCATACGGAAGCGACGCTCACGCTTATCCCGTATGAAAACGCCCCTTTGATTAATCACTGATAATTGAAGGATAttagcttgattaattttccaatgatttTCGCCATCAAAATTCGGACATGATTATTACTGACTTAGCATAAATTTATCACTGAGAAATGaatggtttttctttgattttcaaatcatatattcacttacttttgactgatttaaagtgaagttttcaatgcttttttattgattagtttttcaatgcttttttatggattgatttttcaatgcttgtatccaatgactttttttataaaattcaaaagctaaattttactatactagttttctttctctaccagTTTTGAACTCCTGTTGTCGGTTTTCCTTACCCTTGTTCtccttttctattttactTACTTACCTATTATCTGTTAGAATTAATTGTATCATTGGTTGAAATTTTCCGTATCGAGGCTTGAACCATCGCAACATTGAGTGGTAGCCAGACTCTATAACCAACTACCTATGACGTTGGACATTCGATAAATTTAGTCAGTTCAAGTATCTAATTCATACGTATCTATATAGGGCGTTgtgataaacaatttttttttcgaagaaaaagaaaaacgtgttggtggtgtgtttggtatttttataatcattaaaaatctttcacaaaatcatgaaataacatataagaaaaatgctaGAAGTAGGATAGAGTCCAGTAACGAAATATTTGTCATTGCAAAATCAATTAGCGGATAGAAATTATAACCGAGcccgaaaaaaatcattcatttatcACTAGAAACATCATTTGTCATTTAGGATATTATCGATTAAAGTAGGTCTCAAAATTATGGTATCTACCTTCATATTTACGATGATTGCGCTGTTCGCCTAGGAGTCGCTTTCGCGTTAAACCAAGACTACCACCCGTCTTACCATCATCATATGAAGAAGATACCAACTGAAATCATATTCagagttattttcattgattcatATTTATAAGCCCCGATCTGGGATTGAACACGGTACCTTTCGATCCATAGGAGCGTGCGATAACCATTGGCCTATGGTTGCACATTCGATTCTATATTAACCATGTTGACAACGCCGTATGTTTCTTACATATGGAAATTCACCCTTAATATCATTGATTTCGacgcaacaaaataatataagtCAATGATTCTTCATAAGAAGAACGTGAAAAGCATTCCAAAGGCCTTTCAGtgataatttattgatatttgagaaATCATTTGTAATGGTATTCATTCACTATGTTCACTATTTAGTAATAATCGGCAATAAAGTCAATGAACTATCAGGAAAATATTAATCGGGATAACTAATGATTTACATTGATAATCAGTGAAAATCCAATGATTCTGGAAATCCCTGTCGTGATATTTGTCAACTAGCTAGGCTGCTAGCCACTGaaatatcattaaaatttatgttggGAAAACTTAGTGATTTAAACGGAGCAgtattcaatcaatcaatagaaatcattggataaaaaatcattctcaGTGATAATCTCAGTGGTAGCCTAATCCCTGAAATATCACTGAAATCTGAGGAAAGCTCAGTGATATGAACTGAGaagtaattataaaaatcaatagcaagctgtataaaaatcattataaaatcaaaactgCCGTTTGGGACTCATTGAATAATCATTTATTAATCATTGGAATGATTTCTTAGTGATAAATAGATGCTGATTATTGATTTATAGGTGTCAATGAAGTATGGcaataaaatgataagaaattcaaaggttTACTGAAAAGtactgaaaatgtaaatatcagtAGAGAatcagtaatttttcaaaagaaaatattccatGGATTTTTACGTTATGTTCATTGATTAGTTCAATGACTAAGTTAAGTTTAATCACTGCCAAAAACTTCATTTTCTGGATCTAATGATAAACCAATGAGTTTTTTGGACtctgttctaatttttgaaatatctttgattttccaacGATTTGTTACTGACTTTGTAAATTGATTTATCATAGAAAATCATCGCCAGTGATAATTGCGTGACATTCTTACTGACATTCTATGACATTTCAGACTGTCCATTGATTTGTTTATGCTTTTCATTGATCTGCAGTGATTTTCATTGACTCATTTCCATACGGGATTGGACGGGCTATTTTACGTCTCGTCCGGCATCGAAATACATGATCCGCCAAGGAAGCAATCTCATGCAGgtatattaaaaatattttattttgtcttattcttttattccaCGCTCATCGAGAACTGATTCCGGTCATATTGAACAGAGTTGTAAGCAAATGGATGCGGCGCTTGTTAGACAAGGTGTGGCCACCAATCAAGTTGGAGAGCTATTCACGATGAAAGATGCCATGGGCATTATGCAGCATCACGATGCCGTGACAGGGACTGAGAAGCAACACGTTGCCGAAGACTACGCACTCTTGCTTCACAAGGGAGTGGTGGAATGCCAAAAGATTCAAACTGCTTATTACGAGTGAGTtcaaaaaacagatttttaatttaggGTAAAATTTTGGAACTGATAATAACTCTGATAATTAAATTTAGAAAAGAACTTGTGATTGGCAATCAGGTTCTGCCAAAGGTGTCCTACTGCCAACTGAACGTCAGCCAATGCGATCCAACAGAGAAGAACAATCGCTTCGTGGTTAACATTTACAATTCAATGGCACGATCCGTCGACAAATACGTTCGCGTCCCCGTGGCATCCGGAACAGCTTTCCAGGTTCTCGATCCACAAGGTATACACAAATTCAAATCATATATGGTATATGTAGCTACTGTATTTAGAAATATGTAAagcatttttcccttttgcgaTATATGTTAACGTCATATCAAAATGTTCCGTTGATATAGGAAATGTTGTCGCATCACAAACGGTTCCCATTGCCGAATACGTCAAATCTCTTCCGGGTAGAGTAAGCAGTGCTACAGTCGAACTTGTATTCCTCGCCTCTCAACTGCCTCCTCTTGGAAGCAAATCTTATTACGTACAACCGGGGACTATTAGCAAGGATGAACAGCATGAACCCCAAAACAAATTTGCCATTTCCAACGAAGTATAATCTCACCTTAACTTTCCATTACGTAATGTAACCCTTCAAACGTTGAATTCTGACGATTTACAGAAAGTAAGCGTTGAGATCGACGATGTGAGTGGTCTGATAAAATCGGTAACAGTCGATGGAAAAACGACCGAATTAAAACAAGAATTTCTGTGGTATCCGAGCAAAAGTGGCGACAATTCGGAGGCTGACAAGCGAGCTTCCGGTGCATACATCTTCCGTCCCGATAACGATGATGTGTTTGCTATCCCTAGTTCTGGCATTAAAACTACAACGTACTCtggtatttaaaattcaaaatttttgatttacgTTTAAGTTTTAATTACGCGTTGCCATCATGCAATAATTACCTAATTCTGAATTAGGTGAACTCGTTGAGGAAGTTCATCAAATTTACAATCCTTGGGTAGCTCAAACCATTCGTTTGTACAAAGGACAAGAGCATGTCGAACTGGATTGGGTTGTGGGTCCGATTCCGGTTGAGTGAGTTATCAATACTTTGATCGTTACTATATGAAGactttaaaaatgtattttttttttattttcttagagATGGCACAGGGAAGGAAATTATCAACCGCGTAACAACGTCCATTGCGAGCAGCGGAATGTTCTATACTGATGCTAATGGCCGTCAAACTCTTGAGCGACGTTTCAACATCCGCGATTCATATCCTTACACTGTTACCGAGCCAATAGCTGCTAATTACTACCCAGTTAATTCTCACGCTTACATCAAGGACGCGGTCGGCAATCAAGTGACGATGTTGGTCGATCGGCCACAGGGTGGCTCAAGTCTGCACAATGGAGAACTGGGTAAAACAGAGAATTCAATTccacataataaaattttctaaTGATTCAATTTgactttatttttagaattaaTGGTTCATCGCCGTTGCCTGTACGACGATTCTTTCGGTGTGGGAGAAGCGCTGAACGAAACAGCTTACGGTGATGGGTTGGTTGTAAGAGGAACTCATTTCTTAATTCTTGGTGACAAGACCAACTCCATGAAAATGGCGCGTTCACTGAGTCACGAGCTCTACAAGCAGCCGCAAATATCGTTCATTCCCACTTCGCTATCTTTCAGCGACTGGTCGGCTCTTTACAAAACTCAGGTTGAATCCAAAATTCCttgattcaaaaagaaataattaatttacgtGGAATCCTCGTTTCAATTAGCAACAATCTTTAAGCCGAACGCTGCCAGCCAACGTAAACTTGCTCACTCTGGAAACCTTAAATCAAGGGAAATATTTGATGAGGTTGGAGCACATCTACGATGTCGGTGAAGACAGCATTTTATCACAGCCGGCTACAGTGTCGATCGAGGTAAATTGGCCAGTTTAATTAGGTAATATCATAGCTAAAAGTAATtcattaatttctattttattaggGTTTATTTCCTGGATTCACCGTTACTTCGGCGGAGGAGACTATGTTGGGCGGTAATCAGTTCAAGAAAGACTCGAACAGGTTGGTTTGGAACGTTGCGTCCACTTCCAACACAAATGAGGACGGACAGCAGATTTGGGACGAACGCGCCATTCCGGCAGTGCAATTAAAACCAATGGAAATCCGCACATTTATCATTACTTTAGTTCGCATTTAGTCTATTCAGTGTGGGTGATGTTATTCATTATAACCAAAAGGCATATTATATGGAAATTTTGACAGTTTTAATGGGGAATACAATAGTGTAGGCCGTTGCAGGCTATTTTGCGCGCAAGtaataaatgttttctttagtTTTAGTCAACAGTCATAATATTCAGATGTATCGATAAACAGGATAATGCGGACTGAAATTTGGCCAGTTTATCTGCTTACAGATAATCCCAAGAAGAAAGCGAAACGTGTTAAgtctaaagaaaacaaagtgtGCGCTCCAACGAGTGACCTTCCTATCGCAAattgcaaacaaaaaacagatcaatgaaataccgcgaaattCGAATGTTTGAGGTAGGACTCATGGTCGTTCTTCAATTTTACGACTAGTTTATTGACTATTATTTAGTTTCTCCAATGTCACCTAGAAAATACCTTTTGCCAGATAACCTACCAATTTATCAAAGGTTTTTTCGAGTCTTGCCATCAAGGATAACGGGATAAATCTAATCAATGATACAAGAGCATTGGTCCGGAAACCAAAATTACTATTTAGTTCCCCCCAAGGAGAACCCCTCCAACCTATGGAGATAcgcactttcattttgaatctcGTTCGGAATCAACTCGATAAATAGTTGGCTTATTATTCCCCTGTGGAAATGCATATTTTAACCCTAAgttgtttttacttcgataaaaaaataaatcgaaaatCGGTACCACAAGTCGTTTTTATGTTAATCACGAAATGATATAACGAAGTCACGACAATAAAGTTCACGGTTATACTGATTGGAAATATATGAATatgcatttattaaaaataaagaagaaactgtGGGTCACGATAGTCCTATACGTGctggttcgtttttttttttgaataattgaacAGCAAAAAACGCGTATgctttttattagttttattgaaatttgatcTGTCGACACCATCACATTAATGtgggaaaataggaaaactgaatgagaatgaaagaaacagAAGGCAAAGCAGTGTATCTTGTGGTTAAAAAGTTGCTTCGTTGTTCACCAGCATCATGTACGCTTGGTGACAGTTGGTTAGCTTTCCGTAAATCGTCATGCCGGGGATGTTCGGGTTCGTTCGGTCGATTTTGACACCGCATTGAATGGTGGCATTTTTCAACGCGTGACCATAGCTTTTCAGGTTGGGGCAATCGACTACCACCGGCAGGTTCTCGATGATGTCGTCGGAGGCCGCACGACGACGGTCCGCATCTCCTTCTGATATCATGAGctttaaattttccaatttgttttggcgatctaaaaaattgattttcacgcCGTATTCCCGTTCCAGACGCTGCGCATTTTGACCCCCTAGCCCAATGACACGGCCGCGACACCGATCCGAAATGTTCGTCAGAAGGAGCCTGCTATTACCCACATCCTCTCGCTCAATTTCCTCGGAAGTAATTATGAAATCCTCGGCCGGAATATCTTCGGGTTGGCGCGGTGAAAACTTGATGATGGTGTCGAGCTGCATTGGAATTGGTTCATAGATCGGTTTCTGCCCATTCGTGCGGTTTTCGGGAGTTATCGTAGCCTGTTGGGTTGAGACTGGACGATACTTTTGTGTGGCATTGTTGAGACGTTTGACAGTCTGGTGTGGTTTGGAAATAAATCGGCCGAGAATTTGCCCCTCAGTTTCACCAAATCCGTTCTGCTGGAATGACGTTGCTGGACTCTGGTGGTGGCCGGTGGGTTGTTTTTCCGGTTCATGAGTCCACATCGGTTGGCGACTTATCTCATATCCAACGATTTGAGATGGCTGCTGGGCAGTACGCTTCGCCTGGgctatttcttcttccagttcCGCGATCCGCCGGTCTTTTGATTGATCCGTAAATAGACGGATTACATTTTGGAGTTGAACGTTTAGTGCCCTTTCGGTATCAAGTTCCTGCCTTTTCGATTCTGACTGCTGGGATAATACTTGATTCTCCTTTATAACACGGTCGATGAGCTCAGTCATGGATGCTAGACCGAATTTGGCTTCTGTCACCATCGTCTTTATTGACCACCTCGCTTCTTCAGGAATAGGATCCGTCGTGTCAAGGAATGCTTGAAAATTATGCAGGTTCTGGCACAGGGCAGGGATGTGGCCGTACGCTTGCTGGACATCAGCGGTGGTCATTGGTTTGAATCCAGGTTCTGGAGAGTTGATCTCAGATTTGTTCATTTTCGGAGTTTGATTTGACTCTATTAGTGAATTTCACCGTTGAGAAATGTTGTATGTCTACTTCTTAATTGAGGGGTCCTTATATGCACTTCAGTATGAGACTTTTGATTAGCAAGTACCCAGAGGAGGTcattttcattaatattttgttttaatattaactcaagttaaaatgtttttggatttttttaaatgtcattaATTTACCCTCATTGTTCAATCATTTTAATGGAGAAatatttgtaaattattttcataatcataaaaatgaaaatcgagtatggagagatagagagaattCTGCCATAGTGACGGACTGTTCTCTTTGTGCTTGAAGATATTAAGCTCATACTAACTTTTTACCACGAATTGAATTTAcccattttgtattttattatcGCCTGACTATATATGTAAAATTGATAAGACCACAAAAAGACGTCATTGATACTGTGTCTCATATAAGACCAGTATGAATAAACACGATATCTGAATCTCCTTTTTAGTGTCACCTATTTAGTGACCTAAATTTCCGCTGCGATTAATTCTCGAAAAAACTATATTCCAATTCATTCCAATTCAGCGGTTAACCATATCAGTGCCTGCGGCCTTGTAGTGTACATTGTACAAGCCCTAAACCTTGAAAGTAGCATCACCGGAGTGTACCCGCActgtgttatttttaaaaaattcactaAACGGCAACGTTATTGCGTAAAAAGAACTTGTCTGGACTTGTCTGAAATCGCCTGAGCGAAATCGGCATCTCGAAAAGACTCAAACAACCAACGAAGGCTACAACAAAGTTTTACCCTTGTTTTacttaatattttgttttaatataaattcaagtttaaacgtttttggattttgaaaaatttcattaatttaccCTCATTATTCAATCATTTTAATGAAGAAatatttgtaaattattttcattaacttgaaaacagtaaaacacaaGGTAGCTCACCGCAATCTACAAATCAGCGATCACTCGATTTCTATCAGAAAGGAAGAAATTATTTGGTGGGGTCTGGGGTTATTGATTTTTGgctttttgaattaaaaaaaaaattggttgagAATATCTTTGAAGGTCAACTATAAACCTTGACAGAATCTGATTTAAACTTGACACATGAATTAACTAAATAACTAGTTGGTCCATTTCAatgataataaattaaaactcAAGACGTATTAAtcagaatgaaaataaaaattaactagAATACTGTATTTTTTTCACCCCAAGCAAAGTAacaaatataggcaattttgaTTCCAAAAACTCTCAAACCAACATAACAGTAATAACCATATTGGGGGAAAAAACGAAACCGGGACGGGAACCCACGGGTTTTGAAAATCAAGTTAAAACTTGGCCATCGAGATGGTAACTGTCTTCACTTCCACATAGCTGTGGATACCTTCCTCACccctgaaattaaaaattcaaatgttaaGTTAAATAGAACACGACATGCACCTTGAAACTTTCAAGCTTACATTTCACGACCGATTCCTGATTGCTTGAATCCACCGAAAGGCGCTTGCGATGTGACATGAAGGAAACAATTAACCCTAA
The sequence above is drawn from the Daphnia pulicaria isolate SC F1-1A chromosome 1, SC_F0-13Bv2, whole genome shotgun sequence genome and encodes:
- the LOC124326475 gene encoding lysosomal alpha-mannosidase-like yields the protein MILNSVVNWICFVLVVGGISLASARPSLRADACGYQTCPAEKEGFINVHLVAHTHDDAGWLKTVDQYYYGARSQIQEAGVQYIIDSVVDELKDHPDRRFIYVEMAFFTRWWQEQTETTKALVRTLVNEGRLEFINGGWCMNDEATAHYVDIIDQMSFGLITLNDTFGECGRPRISWQIDPFGHSREQASLFAQMGYDGLFFGRLDHEDKKERMAKKTMEMVWSGSDSLGAQASLFTAVNYNLYQPPPGFCFDIYCNDEPIIDDPRSKDYNVEKRVTDFLNYCQEQANAYATDSILLTMGSDFHYQDANVWFKNMDKLIKYANERQATGSRFNLFYSTPSCYTKALNDHAKTWPSKTGDFFPYGSDAHAYWTGYFTSRPASKYMIRQGSNLMQSCKQMDAALVRQGVATNQVGELFTMKDAMGIMQHHDAVTGTEKQHVAEDYALLLHKGVVECQKIQTAYYEKELVIGNQVLPKVSYCQLNVSQCDPTEKNNRFVVNIYNSMARSVDKYVRVPVASGTAFQVLDPQGNVVASQTVPIAEYVKSLPGRVSSATVELVFLASQLPPLGSKSYYVQPGTISKDEQHEPQNKFAISNEKVSVEIDDVSGLIKSVTVDGKTTELKQEFLWYPSKSGDNSEADKRASGAYIFRPDNDDVFAIPSSGIKTTTYSGELVEEVHQIYNPWVAQTIRLYKGQEHVELDWVVGPIPVEDGTGKEIINRVTTSIASSGMFYTDANGRQTLERRFNIRDSYPYTVTEPIAANYYPVNSHAYIKDAVGNQVTMLVDRPQGGSSLHNGELELMVHRRCLYDDSFGVGEALNETAYGDGLVVRGTHFLILGDKTNSMKMARSLSHELYKQPQISFIPTSLSFSDWSALYKTQQQSLSRTLPANVNLLTLETLNQGKYLMRLEHIYDVGEDSILSQPATVSIEGLFPGFTVTSAEETMLGGNQFKKDSNRLVWNVASTSNTNEDGQQIWDERAIPAVQLKPMEIRTFIITLVRI